Below is a genomic region from Pleuronectes platessa chromosome 5, fPlePla1.1, whole genome shotgun sequence.
agaggaagaggaccaTCTTCAGCCGAGCGCAGCTTTCGGAGCTGGAGCAGGCCTTCAATGTCACCCCGTACCCCGACATCACCTTGAGGGAGAGgctggctgcacacacacacctgcccgAGAGCAAGATACAGGTCCGGCAAACTACATCCATTTAAAACTATAAACACTCAAATTCTCACCGGCCAACATGCCAGGTCtatgatgaaaataatgaaaactgCTCATCAACTTCTACAGTTCttattcacatttatattttatattttttaagtggCTGTGATCAATATTTGTATACACTATTAATTACAGATTAAACAACTACTTGTAGGCTCATTAAAAATTGCTGGATGTAATCTCTGACCAACACAGTGTCTCAGCTCTTGCaatcctgtttttttctttctgaccCACAACCTTTAATATTTCTGGCTCACTGCACTCTCACTGTTATCGGacgtttctgtttgtttacactGTCACTAGTTGACATTACTATGGGTTTGAATATTGATCTATAAAGCCATACATTGCTTTTGAAGGGGGTGTTGCTACATGAATGAGGGTGAAACCAAAAGTAAACATCATATGACCCCCCTTAATATAAGCCATTTTCCACAGGTGTGGTTCCAAAACAGGAGAGCCAGAAGCATCAAGACTGGCAGACTCCCGAAGTCTGTCACCAAGCCTGTCCAGGGAGGGAGAGGTGCTGTGGAGTCCTCCTCCCCTGCACCCATGACCACCACCTTCTCCACCCCAGCCACCTTGCAAGACATATTCCGGCAAGAGCAGAGCCACCACTCCGAGGATGTTCCGCACATGTACTCTGACTGGTTCCAAATCTACAGCAACCCTGTATCGTCACCACCGTCCTCCTCAaccctccaacagcagcccatCCCGGCCTCCTCCAAAGCTTCTGAGCCTCGTCCCTGGGAGGAAGAGCACCACCGACAGCAGCACCTGGGACCAGCGCTCCCTGGATTTATTCCTAGTTCATTTCCCCAGCCCATGAGCAGGCAGGCTCACCACTCCTCCTCGTCCCGCTCGTATCAGGCCTTCAGGAGCTTCAAGCCCCAGAGCCTGGTTCAAGCTGGGGCTCACCAGGCTATGTATGGAGGCAGCCCTGGAGGTGGAAGCCATGCCTCTGTGGACCAGGTAGtcccctctcaccctcagcCAGTGTACTGGGAGGTAACTCAGGGCCAAGGAcctcaccaccatcaccaccaccaccacccacaaaTGGGACCACAGACGTCCATGGGATACATCTCAGACCTGATCTACAACGCTGCTATTGTCACTAACTTTCTTGAATTCTGAATAGTCTGGAGCATTAGCTTTAAAGTGTTAGAATAAAGCTGTCTCTTCTTCACATTGTTCAATCTGTCTTTTCTGTCAGGAACCCTTGCATTAtcctttatttcattttctgtgtctccatCTGTCCTTTGTTTTAAAAGAGCTGCTTGTGCATCAAACAAACCTATATATGTAtagttgttctgctgctgttgcGTCATCCGTGTTAAAAATTTTCTTATTATGTTTTTGTGCTGCATATTTTAGGGAATaaattgattttatttcaaccCAGCCATGAGTGTAATTTCTAACATTTCCAAAAACCacaaatttgtttgtttgtatgttcttAACAACAATCCATTTTTTCCCATTTCTGTTGGTAAAACCATAATTTTACAAATAATATGATAGAAAACAAGGATCAGGCGAGAATAACGTACAGTAACAGTCTTACAAATGTACAATAtggtacaaaaaagaaaaaaattgttacACCCATCACTGTTTCCTGACCAAAAGCAAGAGGTTCAAAACACAGTGAGAGACCAGAAAATGAAGGCCAGGTTCcattcatttgaaaaaacattaaaaataattgttattcTAAGAAACGTTTTCATTTGTTCATTGGTTTCCAGCGTTTTTTGTTAGATTTGGCCCTACAGCTCTGTCAATGGCTACTGTTaagatcaaatgtatttttcaatcAGTCGAACTCTGTGTTTTTAGCAATTCGTCCATTATTTTCCAGCAAACCTCGTACTGTTATTCACAGGCTactatttaaattgtttatacGTTGGCTTTTAGCTGTCCACTTCAACATTTTTCCAGTATCTATTCACTTTCTTCTGTTAATCAGCTTACATTTAGTTTACTGTGTACACAGTTTTGTGCATTAACTTACCAATTTTAACCATTTATCCTTTATTCACTCCATTGTTAATACATGAGTTTAGATCGTTGCTACTATTTACACCTTCGACTTCAGCCATTTAACCATCAGTTAGAGCGAATAATTTTTTGCTTGTGTGCTATCTTTTTCAGGCACCCTGAATTGCTACAGAGAAGTGATTAaatgttgttcttttttaatgataatgtAGTTCAACAcagctctttcttctcttctgttaGTGATGAtttctttaattaaaaactCATTTTTTGCCCCCCAAATACAAGAGATGTATAAGAACCACGTGTATGTAGTAGAGTCTTCATTGCTCTGTATTTCTGGAGTCTAACATTGATAATTTCTCAGTAAATCAATGTCTAATAGAAGCCGTCATATCAACCACCAACTTGCCTCCTCCGTGCAAACACGTTTGTTCGTGGCAAGGATTCTTATCACAGATGCCAGCTCCTGTTTTCCTGCTCTAAGCTGAACCATGGCATGTTTAATGCTACGACCCCGCAAGTATTATCTTTCAAAACATCCTGATTAAAATGATTCCTTGTGGTAATATACCATGACAGGAATAATTATTTTCTgaggcaaaatatatttttcatatctCTCTGTACTGTAAGTATCAGGAGGGTTAGATGGacagaaggaagaaaaaaaactaaattaaagccAGAGCTCAGGGTCTATCAGCTTACAGGCTCTGTAATTCTGCCTGGATTTAAGttttgaaatattacatgaGAGATATAATACAGAAGCAAATATGACAGACAGTGGTGCCCACTGTTCATCCAGCGCTGGACAGAGATCTCTGCATATCATAATCATCTTTAATACCAAATAATCTTTCAATAAACCTTTAATCCGGTGTCAAATCTCAGATCTTAGAAagatacttttattttgtattccaGATGTAGTTAC
It encodes:
- the sebox gene encoding homeobox protein SEBOX, which translates into the protein MALFMDPDFSLLKQNQQKDMMDFKALFGEQDQCKDAGSSPEPERAAGCVEAQRKRKRTIFSRAQLSELEQAFNVTPYPDITLRERLAAHTHLPESKIQVWFQNRRARSIKTGRLPKSVTKPVQGGRGAVESSSPAPMTTTFSTPATLQDIFRQEQSHHSEDVPHMYSDWFQIYSNPVSSPPSSSTLQQQPIPASSKASEPRPWEEEHHRQQHLGPALPGFIPSSFPQPMSRQAHHSSSSRSYQAFRSFKPQSLVQAGAHQAMYGGSPGGGSHASVDQVVPSHPQPVYWEVTQGQGPHHHHHHHHPQMGPQTSMGYISDLIYNAAIVTNFLEF